One part of the Thermoanaerobaculia bacterium genome encodes these proteins:
- a CDS encoding N-acetyltransferase produces the protein MNLVSLSRERRDIARFLAVPHRVYGADPNWVAPLEDDLRKVFSDANPLFDHAEMGLWVAERDGRDVGRIAGVVDRVHNDFHRERSAFFGFFESADDPSVSRALFAAVEKWAKERGMTRLLGPMNPTTNDECGLLVEGFDSPPVVMMTYNPRYYLRLFDDAGLVKAKDLLAYRIVLAAKPLGRLSRLAAGFERRQADLRVRPIRKKTLKADLTKVKEVYNAAWEDNWGFVPMTDGDIDFMAARLRPLLVEDLVLLAETPREPVGFMMSLPDYNEAMKPLRGKLLTPKIFGFLAYLLGWKKPKMTRLITLGIKKSHRNRGIDAVMFSHSLEAMLASGYRECEVSWILEDNVMVQRPIALFEGEVYKRYRIYEKPVA, from the coding sequence TTGAACCTCGTTTCCCTTTCCCGCGAGCGCCGCGACATCGCCCGGTTCCTCGCGGTCCCGCATCGGGTCTATGGCGCCGACCCGAACTGGGTCGCGCCGCTCGAGGACGACCTGAGGAAGGTCTTCAGCGACGCCAATCCGCTCTTCGACCACGCCGAGATGGGGCTCTGGGTCGCCGAGCGCGACGGGCGCGACGTCGGAAGGATCGCCGGCGTCGTCGACCGCGTCCACAACGACTTCCACCGCGAGCGTTCGGCGTTCTTCGGTTTCTTCGAGTCGGCCGACGACCCGTCGGTTTCCCGCGCTCTCTTCGCGGCAGTCGAGAAATGGGCCAAGGAGCGCGGAATGACGCGGCTGCTCGGCCCGATGAACCCGACGACCAACGACGAATGCGGGCTGCTCGTCGAAGGCTTCGATTCGCCGCCGGTCGTGATGATGACCTACAACCCGCGCTACTACCTCCGGCTCTTCGACGACGCGGGGCTCGTGAAGGCGAAGGACCTCCTCGCCTATCGGATTGTGCTCGCCGCGAAGCCGCTCGGGCGCCTCTCCCGTCTGGCCGCGGGGTTCGAGCGGCGGCAGGCCGACCTGCGCGTGCGGCCGATCCGGAAGAAGACCCTGAAGGCGGATCTCACGAAGGTGAAGGAGGTCTACAACGCCGCATGGGAGGACAACTGGGGGTTCGTCCCGATGACCGACGGCGACATCGACTTCATGGCCGCGCGCCTGAGGCCGCTCCTCGTCGAGGACCTCGTGCTTCTCGCCGAGACGCCTCGGGAGCCCGTCGGCTTCATGATGTCGCTCCCGGATTACAACGAGGCGATGAAGCCGCTGCGCGGGAAGCTCCTCACGCCGAAGATCTTCGGGTTCCTCGCCTACCTGCTCGGCTGGAAGAAGCCGAAGATGACGCGGCTCATCACGCTCGGGATCAAGAAGAGCCACCGCAACCGGGGCATCGACGCGGTGATGTTCTCGCACTCGCTCGAGGCGATGCTCGCGTCCGGCTACCGGGAATGCGAGGTGTCCTGGATCCTCGAGGACAACGTCATGGTGCAGCGGCCGATCGCGCTCTTCGAGGGAGAGGTCTACAAGAGGTACCGGATCTACGAAAAGCCCGTCGCCTGA